Below is a window of Brevibacillus sp. DP1.3A DNA.
CACTAGACATAGCGTAAGCAGATGGAATTATTGTCATCAAAGCTAATACACCCGTTATAATTACACCTTTTTTCATTTTTCATCCTCCTATTCAATTTATTGTGAAAAATCTTATGGAGTATAAGCAAATCTGTCATACATAATGTTACCTTGGATGCCATCAACGCCTTTTTTATCTGCGTATACAATCATCTCTGCATATAAGTCTTCAACATCAGCTTTGTAATTTATACTCTGCGATTGGTCATCCGTGATTGGATCGCTGAAAAAATAATGATACCTTTTTTCTCCACTAGCATTGACTATTTTATATTGACCAAATTGTGCACCTGATGGTTTTGATTTACCACGTCTAACTTCAATTTCTGTGAAAGTAGCCTTGGTTGCTTTATCTTTATTGCCTGTAATCTCATTTGAATGGACATAACTATAATCCAAATTTTCCTCGAAGTTTGTACCCTCGGCGCTAGCAGTATACTTAGTTGTCTTTGCACTCAAATTAAATTGACCCTGTACCTCAGCAAATGCACTAGATGCTACTAAAGAAAAAGCTCCAAAAACAAGACCGGCAATAAGAATCTTCTTTTTCACAATATCCCCACTTTCCATAGTCATAGGAAGAGCACGCGACCAGACATTTGATTGGCGGTTCCCCAGCAACAACTATATCACAATTTCCAATATTAACCTTACTTCATATTTTCTGGAAAATGAAGCTAGAGTAGAAAAGTGGTTAAATATTCAAATTATGGATGATATAGTATCTGTAAAAAGAATTTTACTAGGGGGGATATGTAGCTGTGATAGAGGTTAGAACATTTGGAAACGTACTAAAAACGTATCGAGAAAAAGCTAATCTAACGTTAGCTGATCTATCAAACAAGACAGAGATTTCGACTGCTACAATTAGTAAGATCGAAACAGATTCTCTCACACGTCCAAACATGCGTAATGTGATTGGACTAGCCAAGGAATTGAAGATACCTTTATTTCAGGCAATTACGCCGTATTTAGATAAAATCAAGCGTATAGAGACTCTTGAATTTCTACTAGAAGTAGCACTAGAACAGGAGAATACCATTCTTATACAAAAAGTAGCGCTACGACTACTTGAGTGCCCTAAAAATAATACGTTTTTGTCACTGGATTATCTGTACCAATTAGCGGGTAACACGGAAAAGGTAGAATTGAGAGTGGCCATCTACGATATCATTTCTCATTACTGCCGCGAACATGGAATTCCTGTGTACTTAGCTCGCTCTTTGTTCCAGAAGTACATGATAAGACGTGAGAATTTCAAAGAACTAGATCAAACCTACATAGAGGGTAAAGAATTACTGCACTACATGGGCTACTTACATAGGGAAGAGCGTATTCTTGCGTATTACAAGTTAGGAGTACACGCATGGTGTCGTAGACTGTACGAAGAATGTATCCAACTCTGCAAACAAGGAATAGATCAAGACCCGAGTCAGAGTGAGAAAAAAGCGGCGGCCATCCTAACAATTATCACTTCGTATATGGAATTGGGGGACTATATCCTCGCAACCGTGTACTTAGACAAATACGATGAGTTTGATTTCCCTCAAGTGCGTAAAAACGTGCAATATCTTCGAGCGAAACTGTATGTAAAGACTGAAGAGTTCACTAAAGCGATACCTGCTCTCCAGGAGTGCCTGGAATGCCAAGATCAAAATGATCGACTTCCTATCGCAAATGACTTACTAGCGATCTATCTAAAGACGGACGACAAAGACGGAATGCAAAATATTTTCTTAACAGAGCCTACGTTCCTACCAGCAGCTCCAAATACTCCAAGCAAATATGAACAATTGGCTTTATATTACCGGGCTAAAGGTGTTTTTTATCTTCAACAAGACCTGGTAGAACTGGGTGTGAACAGCCTTATAGAAAGCATAACCTTTTATGGGAAAATCGGTGCGCTGGAAGAAGTGAATCAGAGCCTCACTACACTTTTGGAATACCACACAACAAACGGAAAGAACTTATCTCTCGAACTTCTCCAAAATTTGGTAAAAGTGTATAATGGATTTAATATCCGATCATGAAAGGTGGGTACTCATGAAAAAATTGATTCTGTCATTATGCGTCTTATCTGCGTTATTTGTAGTACCATTGGCGACTGAACAGTCAATGGAGCTAAAACCAACCAAACCAAATTACTACCCTGACCCCGGCTGGTAATACTTCGGTTTTTTCCGTTTCGTTAGTACCCCCCGAAATGCGAAGTGGATGGTTACGTTGATGAAAAAATGCAGCCAGCCTCCCCTAATAAGGGAGAACGGGCTGCATTTTTTTATTGTGGTCCGTTAATATCGTTACGTACTTCGTTTAGATAGTTTTCTGTGTACACCATTTGAGAGCTGCTCAAGTTCTTGGGAGTCTTTCTCTTTTTTCTTTTGTTGATCTGATCATAAATTACACCGAATACGATCAAGCCACCAACAATGATTAATAAGAATGCCCACATTGGCATAAAAATCCCCCCTAACGTGCTGCTCACTTTATATATTAGACGCATTTTTCTGCAATATGTTTCTCCTTATTTTTCCAATTCCCCAGTCCAATTAGGGAGACCACCAACATAATGCAGATTTACGCGCCCGTCCGGCCCGTAAAAAATTTACCGGCCTCTTTTTGGCTATTGGATCGTTGTGCGGAAAATCGTGTTTCCACGTTCGGCAAGCGGAGCTGAAGCCGTTGCGCTCAGTGTACTAGGTTGCGGTAGTAATATGTTCAAGAGGCTCCCCTGGGGGGAGCCTCTTGAGTATTAACTACGGCAATGCTCTTGTACGATAGAACCATCTCGTGGGTGTGCAGGAATCCACACCCCTCTTCGGAAGTGTCCTCGAACAGTGTGGGCCTTACGATGATGACTTCTTACATGAGTACTTCTAGGGAAACTACATACCATAACAATCTACTCCTTTGATTTTGCTCAATTTTTTGAACAGAACGCCAGGAGTACCTGTCATATTCAATTTTCGCTTTTGGATCTGCCTCCTTACAGTCTTGAAAAGTTCCTCTTTTTCCTGATATATCGCCACTTGTATGAATACATTTCCAAGCACAGAGCATACTATATTTAAGGGGTAGACCCTGTTTCCAGTAAAACCCGTAGACCCGATTTTGTTAAAAACGGTTTACAGATTAAGCTCGATTGTGTTATTCTCGCAAATGTAATCACTTTTTCCGATACAAATGAGGATACTGCCCACGAATGTTACCAGCATTCGCGTCAGAAAAAACGGTTGATTGAAAAATTGAACAGACTTCGCCTACTGGCTCTGTTACTACTTGTAGTATACAGGCTTATTTGGCGTTACGTCAACCTAGTAATTTCACATTTCCCCAAATTTTTTTATAAATTGCCTTAAACCGCCAGATTCTGGCGGTTTTTTCTTAGTTCACTTGGGTCCCGATAATAGGTATTATGTAAACATGCGTCTGAATCCTCAAATTCGGGCGTTTTTCGCCGTTTTCGGGGATTATCCCTTTTCCGATTGCCTTGAAATGTCTTCCGGACATGGACAATTCGAGGTTTTCGCCTCGGAAGTACGATCTCGCGATTGCTCCCGATTGCTCTTGTTTTCGCCATACAAACGGTCATAGATATCGTCCTGGTCATTTAGCCAAAAGTGGTAGGCTTTATCTACACAAATGGCATCATTCATTTGCTTATTCACTCCTTTGGCCCTAATCATCGTGATGGGTCACCCATCGCAGAATCTTCTCTGTAAGCATGTCCGCATCGCGGAAGAAAAGTGGTCGTTCAAGGGATATGCGGATGCGTTCGTGTAATGCTTCTATTTCCTGCAAGCTGCCGCTGCCCTCATCGTCTGGAATAATTGTTGACCATTCTAGCAATGGGATAGATACGATGTCGGCTTTCTCTTCGTTCACGCGCTGTATATAGACGTTATATGGATGCTGTGCCACTTGACCTAGCATGACTTTTTTAACTTTCAAACTCATTTTCTTTCATTCCTTTCTTTCACTGGGTTTCTTCCGTTAGCCATTCAGTTAGCCACTCGTTTAGCTATTCAGTTAGCTATTCGGGTTTTATTCAGTTAGCCATTCAGTTAGC
It encodes the following:
- a CDS encoding helix-turn-helix domain-containing protein, which codes for MIEVRTFGNVLKTYREKANLTLADLSNKTEISTATISKIETDSLTRPNMRNVIGLAKELKIPLFQAITPYLDKIKRIETLEFLLEVALEQENTILIQKVALRLLECPKNNTFLSLDYLYQLAGNTEKVELRVAIYDIISHYCREHGIPVYLARSLFQKYMIRRENFKELDQTYIEGKELLHYMGYLHREERILAYYKLGVHAWCRRLYEECIQLCKQGIDQDPSQSEKKAAAILTIITSYMELGDYILATVYLDKYDEFDFPQVRKNVQYLRAKLYVKTEEFTKAIPALQECLECQDQNDRLPIANDLLAIYLKTDDKDGMQNIFLTEPTFLPAAPNTPSKYEQLALYYRAKGVFYLQQDLVELGVNSLIESITFYGKIGALEEVNQSLTTLLEYHTTNGKNLSLELLQNLVKVYNGFNIRS
- a CDS encoding YueH family protein, whose product is MSLKVKKVMLGQVAQHPYNVYIQRVNEEKADIVSIPLLEWSTIIPDDEGSGSLQEIEALHERIRISLERPLFFRDADMLTEKILRWVTHHDD